In the genome of Vicia villosa cultivar HV-30 ecotype Madison, WI linkage group LG7, Vvil1.0, whole genome shotgun sequence, one region contains:
- the LOC131621066 gene encoding dormancy-associated protein 2-like, which yields MDSKKEILILGLLAMVLLISSEVSARDLTETSTNTKDEVVEKSHEVNDAKYGGRGYGPGGGYNGGGGYNGGGGYNGGGGGYHGGPGGGYNGGGGYHGGGRCRYGCCGGRYGGCRCCSYAGEAVDVQPEDNTHN from the exons ATGGATTCAAAAAAAGAAATCCTCATCCTTGGTCTATTGGCCATGGTTCTTCTTATCTCCTCCGAGGTTTCAGCCAGGGACTTAACTGAGACTTCCACTAATACAAAAGACG AGGTTGTTGAAAAGTCACATGAAGTAAATGATGCCAAATATGGTGGTAGAGGCTACGGTCCAGGTGGTGGCTACAACGGAGGTGGAGGATATAATGGTGGTGGTGGTTAcaatggtggtggtggtggttacCACGGAGGTCCTGGTGGTGGTTACAATGGTGGTGGTGGTTACCATGGTGGAGGTAGATGCCGATACGGCTGTTGTGGTGGGCGTTATGGGGGTTGCAGGTGTTGCTCATATGCTGGTGAAGCTGTTGATGTGCAACCCGAGGACAACACTCATAACTGA